The following proteins are encoded in a genomic region of Arachis ipaensis cultivar K30076 chromosome B02, Araip1.1, whole genome shotgun sequence:
- the LOC107626998 gene encoding probable WRKY transcription factor 68 — protein sequence MEEHNTSLLSPLSLPPPPSLLSIPTTITQDFSFFNDTFFEKSLSGLVNVGDFGPSLYEWLDIAEEDAAPTETPIKHPIPSLSPYVVILEFTEVVAESQNPILSIIPSNPEVVVSNNNITNNRVGGAKRLEKSIVGGNGNLRGDEPDDEEDNIITRLKLRASTMASVADTMSMNNKRNKNNLSKITYLTKSESENLEDGYKWRKYGKKSLKKSPFPRSYYRCTAIGCNAKKRVERYVDDPTHVLTTYVGLHAHDLPPILPPPSRSFNLYNNSTVSPDKGSDVQKPVLSDASAGARERKHGNNTITNVNVKTDSDSCVNDIGTIEDTGTGLLEDIVNLSSIAPHHQHHQPTSL from the exons atgGAAGAACATAATACATCATTACTTTCTCCACTATCACTACCGCCACCCCCATCTTTATTGTCTATACCAACCACCATCACCCAAGATTTCAGCTTTTTCAACGATACCTTCTTTGAAAAGTCACTTTCTGGCTTGGTAAACGTTGGAGACTTTGGTCCTTCCTTATATGAGTGGttagacatagctgaagaagatgCTGCACCAACTGAGACGCCAATAAAGCATCCTATTCCTTCTTTGTCTCCATACGTAGTTATTCTAGAATTTACTGAAGTAGTTGCAGAGTCACAAAATCCAATCCTTTCCATAATCCCATCCAATCCTGAGGTGGTCGTTTCTAACAATAACATCACCAACAACAGAGTTGGAGGGGCTAAACGTTTAGAAAAATCAATTGTTGGTGGAAATGGAAATCTGAGAGGCGATGAACCAGATGATGAAGAAGATAATATTATAACTag GTTGAAACTTCGAGCATCGACGATGGCATCGGTTGCTGATACCATGAGCATGAACAACAAAAGGAATAAAAATaatctttcaaaaattacttACTTGACAAAGAGCGAGTCTGAAAACCTCGAAGATGGTTATAAATGGCGCAAGTACGGCAAAAAATCACTCAAAAAGAGCCCTTTCCCAAG GAGCTACTATCGTTGCACTGCAATTGGTTGCAATGCGAAGAAGAGAGTGGAGCGGTACGTGGATGATCCCACCCATGTACTAACCACCTATGTGGGTTTGCACGCTCATGATTTGCCACCAATCCTCCCTCCTCCATCAAGATCTTTCAACCTCTACAATAACTCCACCGTTAGCCCTGATAAAGGAAGCGATGTACAAAAACCTGTACTTTCAGATGCAAGTGCCGGTGCAAGGGAAAGAAAGCATGGCAATAACACTATTACTAATGTTAATGTTAAAACTGACAGTGATAGTTGTGTTAATGACATTGGCACGATTGAGGATACTGGTACCGGATTGCTTGAGGATATTGTTAATTTGTCATCAATAGCACctcatcatcaacatcatcaaCCAACATCTCTATAG